One segment of Massilia sp. Se16.2.3 DNA contains the following:
- the aceK gene encoding bifunctional isocitrate dehydrogenase kinase/phosphatase translates to MTQVAFPKLLSSQIAFDVARTILDGFDKHYRLFRAASQAARRHFERGDWPTAQAAARARIDYYDERVKEAVQALEAEYVPEELHEGVWREIKLHYIGLLSGHKQPELAETFFNSVSCKILHRSYYHNDYIFVRPVISTEYIETDELLPTYRVYYPAADGLHFALRRIVTNFQLDRPFAALERDIGLVAARMVEKFGLDRAEPNLQFQVLSSLFFRNKGAYVVGRAVNGAREYPFVIPILHKRRGELVLDTVLTEVEQIAVLFSFTRAYFLVDMEVPSAYVQFLRNLLPRKPRSEIYTVLGLQKQGKTLFYRDYLQHLKHSSDRFQSAPGIRGLVMLVFELPSFPYVFKVIKDFYPAPKETTRAQVKEKYLLVKHHDRVGRMADTLEYSDVAFPLARFSEELLAELQHHCPSLVEIEGERIIIKHLYIERRMVPLNIFLTNAEKAGDEAMLEHGIREYGNAIRDLVAANIFPGDMLYKNFGVTRQNRVVFYDYDEIEYLTDCVFRDIPEARNEEDEMASEPWYPIGKHDVFPEQFGRFLLGNPKIRHYFMKHHAELLTRAYWQAHKDRILGGEVQDIFPYPQQIRFHHATHTAHTTPAPAFEAAPSSLETLQ, encoded by the coding sequence ATGACACAAGTTGCGTTCCCCAAGCTGCTATCGTCCCAGATAGCCTTCGACGTCGCGCGCACCATTCTCGATGGCTTCGACAAGCATTACCGCCTGTTCCGCGCGGCCAGCCAGGCGGCGCGGCGTCATTTCGAGCGCGGCGACTGGCCAACCGCCCAGGCTGCCGCCCGTGCCCGCATCGATTACTACGACGAGCGCGTCAAGGAAGCCGTGCAAGCCCTCGAAGCCGAATACGTGCCGGAAGAATTGCACGAAGGCGTCTGGCGCGAGATCAAGCTGCACTATATTGGCCTGCTGTCCGGCCACAAGCAGCCGGAACTGGCGGAAACCTTCTTCAATTCGGTCAGCTGCAAGATTCTGCACCGCAGCTATTACCATAACGATTACATCTTCGTGCGCCCGGTGATCTCCACCGAGTACATCGAAACCGACGAATTGCTGCCGACCTACCGCGTGTATTACCCGGCGGCGGACGGCCTGCATTTCGCCCTGCGCCGCATCGTCACGAATTTCCAGCTCGATCGCCCGTTTGCCGCACTCGAGCGCGATATCGGTTTAGTCGCCGCGCGCATGGTCGAGAAATTCGGCCTGGATCGGGCCGAGCCGAACCTGCAGTTCCAGGTGCTATCGAGCCTCTTCTTCCGCAACAAGGGCGCCTATGTCGTCGGTCGTGCCGTGAATGGCGCACGCGAATATCCTTTCGTGATCCCGATCCTGCACAAGCGCCGCGGCGAACTCGTGCTCGATACCGTGCTCACCGAGGTGGAACAGATCGCCGTGCTGTTTTCGTTCACGCGCGCCTATTTTTTGGTCGACATGGAAGTGCCCTCGGCCTATGTGCAATTCCTGCGCAACCTGCTGCCGCGTAAACCGCGCAGCGAAATCTATACCGTGCTGGGCCTGCAAAAGCAGGGCAAGACGCTGTTCTACCGCGATTACCTGCAGCATTTGAAGCACAGTTCCGACCGTTTCCAGAGCGCGCCCGGCATTCGCGGCCTGGTGATGCTGGTCTTCGAATTGCCCTCTTTCCCCTATGTCTTCAAGGTGATCAAGGATTTCTATCCGGCGCCGAAAGAGACGACCCGCGCCCAGGTCAAGGAAAAATACCTGCTCGTGAAACACCACGACCGCGTCGGACGTATGGCCGATACGCTGGAATATTCCGATGTCGCCTTTCCGCTGGCGCGCTTCAGCGAGGAATTGCTGGCCGAACTGCAGCACCATTGCCCTTCGCTGGTCGAGATCGAGGGCGAACGCATCATCATCAAGCACCTGTACATCGAGCGGCGCATGGTGCCGCTGAATATTTTTCTCACGAATGCGGAAAAAGCGGGCGACGAGGCCATGCTCGAGCATGGCATCCGCGAATACGGCAACGCCATCCGCGACCTGGTCGCCGCGAATATTTTTCCCGGCGATATGCTGTATAAAAATTTCGGCGTGACGCGCCAGAACCGCGTCGTGTTCTACGACTACGACGAAATCGAATACCTCACCGATTGCGTCTTCCGCGACATTCCCGAAGCGCGCAACGAGGAAGACGAAATGGCGTCCGAACCCTGGTACCCGATCGGCAAGCACGACGTCTTTCCGGAACAATTCGGACGTTTTCTACTTGGAAATCCGAAGATCCGGCACTACTTTATGAAGCACCATGCGGAACTCCTGACGCGCGCCTATTGGCAAGCGCACAAGGACCGCATCCTGGGGGGCGAAGTGCAGGACATCTTCCCCTACCCGCAGCAGATCCGTTTTCATCACGCCACGCATACCGCGCATACCACCCCGGCGCCCGCCTTCGAAGCGGCGCCATCCTCTTTGGAGACCTTGCAATGA
- a CDS encoding isovaleryl-CoA dehydrogenase yields MLHLPGLTFDHGEDIAALREAVQQFAASEIAPRAAEIDRSDQFPMDLWKKMGELGLLGITVSEEYGGANMGYLAHIVAMEEISRASASVGLSYGAHSNLCVNQIKRNGSEEQKRKYLPKLISGEHVGALAMSEPNAGSDVVSMKLRADLKGDHYVLNGTKMWITNGPDADTLVVYAKTDLEAGPRGMTAFLIEKGFKGFSIAQKLDKLGMRGSHTGELVFQDCEVPVENVLGGVGKGVNVLMSGLDFERTVLSGGPLGIMSACMDVVVPYIHERKQFGQAIGEFQLMQGKIADMYSTMMACRAYVYAVGQACDRADNAAAVRALRKDAAGAILYSAEKATWMAGEAIQTLGGNGYINEYPVGRLWRDAKLYEIGAGTSEIRRMLIGRELFGETA; encoded by the coding sequence ATGCTGCATCTTCCAGGCTTGACCTTTGACCATGGCGAAGACATCGCCGCGCTGCGCGAAGCAGTCCAACAGTTTGCAGCAAGCGAAATCGCGCCACGCGCTGCCGAAATCGACCGCAGCGACCAGTTCCCGATGGACCTGTGGAAGAAAATGGGCGAACTCGGCCTGCTCGGCATCACCGTCAGCGAGGAATACGGCGGCGCCAACATGGGCTACCTGGCCCACATCGTCGCGATGGAAGAAATCTCGCGCGCCTCGGCGTCGGTCGGCCTGTCCTACGGCGCCCACTCGAACCTGTGCGTCAACCAGATCAAGCGCAACGGCAGCGAAGAGCAAAAGCGCAAATACCTGCCAAAACTGATCTCGGGCGAGCACGTCGGTGCCCTGGCCATGTCCGAGCCAAACGCCGGTTCCGACGTCGTCAGCATGAAACTGCGCGCCGACCTGAAGGGCGACCATTACGTCCTGAACGGCACCAAGATGTGGATCACCAACGGTCCGGACGCCGACACCCTGGTCGTCTATGCCAAAACCGACCTGGAAGCCGGCCCGCGCGGCATGACCGCCTTCCTGATCGAAAAAGGTTTCAAAGGTTTCTCGATCGCGCAAAAGCTCGACAAACTCGGCATGCGCGGCTCGCACACGGGCGAACTGGTGTTCCAGGATTGCGAAGTGCCGGTCGAAAACGTGCTGGGCGGCGTCGGCAAGGGCGTCAACGTGCTGATGTCGGGCCTCGATTTCGAGCGCACCGTGCTGTCCGGTGGCCCACTCGGCATCATGTCGGCCTGCATGGATGTGGTCGTTCCCTATATTCACGAACGTAAACAGTTCGGCCAGGCGATCGGCGAATTCCAGCTCATGCAAGGCAAGATCGCCGACATGTATTCGACCATGATGGCTTGCCGCGCCTATGTGTACGCCGTCGGCCAGGCCTGCGACCGCGCCGACAACGCCGCTGCCGTGCGTGCCCTGCGCAAGGATGCCGCCGGCGCGATTTTGTACAGCGCCGAAAAGGCCACCTGGATGGCGGGCGAAGCCATCCAGACCCTGGGCGGCAATGGTTATATCAACGAGTATCCGGTCGGTCGTCTCTGGCGCGATGCGAAGCTCTACGAAATCGGCGCGGGCACCAGCGAAATCCGCCGCATGCTGATCGGCCGCGAGCTGTTTGGCGAGACGGCGTAA
- a CDS encoding MerR family DNA-binding transcriptional regulator, with translation MATTYTIAELAREFDITARAIRFYEDQGLLSPSREGVGGRNRVYTPRDRTRLKLTLRGKRLGLTLSEIKSIVDMYESPKDTTAQIDRFLGVLAHQRETLEQQRADIEMALEEIAAHEEECRRLLAENAADNRPTGASKAA, from the coding sequence ATGGCCACGACCTACACCATCGCCGAACTGGCACGCGAATTCGACATCACCGCGCGCGCCATCCGCTTCTACGAAGACCAGGGACTCCTCAGTCCCAGCCGCGAAGGCGTCGGCGGACGCAACCGTGTCTACACCCCGCGCGACCGCACCCGCCTGAAACTGACGCTGCGCGGCAAGCGCCTGGGCCTGACTCTGTCGGAAATCAAGAGTATCGTCGACATGTACGAGTCGCCGAAAGATACCACCGCCCAGATCGACCGTTTTCTCGGCGTGCTGGCGCACCAGCGCGAAACCCTTGAACAGCAGCGCGCCGACATCGAGATGGCCCTGGAAGAAATTGCCGCACACGAGGAAGAATGCCGCCGGCTGCTGGCCGAGAACGCGGCGGACAACCGGCCGACCGGCGCCAGCAAAGCCGCCTGA
- a CDS encoding MBL fold metallo-hydrolase: protein MNPLESQLAYPFGDELPTPGTVRMVAPGLGWLRMPLPFALDHINLWLLDDEREGRAGWSVVDTGVATDPTRAAWEQIFTGTMADKPVLRLFATHCHPDHVGLSGWLCERFAAPFWTTAGEFGFARMMAAALPGVDGPSAIPHFERHGLTDPLMLEQMRSRRNYYPSLVPSVPEAYTRLQDGQQLRIGQAGWRVITGFGHSPEHAALYSDALKVLISGDMVLPRISTNVSVFAVEPEGNPLQQYLDSLDKFAGLPEDTLVLPSHGRPFRGLHTRIAQLRQHHVARLAEVLEACRTPHSAVDIVPIMFRRQLDAHQLSFALGEALAHLHKLWNDGMLERVTGADGVLRFQLI, encoded by the coding sequence ATGAACCCGCTCGAGTCCCAGCTGGCCTATCCCTTCGGCGACGAACTGCCCACGCCCGGCACGGTGCGCATGGTCGCGCCCGGACTGGGCTGGCTGCGCATGCCGCTGCCCTTCGCGCTCGACCACATCAACCTGTGGCTGCTGGACGACGAGCGCGAGGGCCGCGCCGGCTGGAGCGTCGTCGATACCGGCGTCGCCACCGATCCCACCCGCGCCGCCTGGGAACAAATCTTCACAGGGACGATGGCGGACAAGCCAGTGCTGCGCCTGTTCGCAACCCACTGCCACCCGGACCACGTTGGCCTCTCGGGCTGGCTGTGCGAGCGTTTCGCGGCGCCGTTCTGGACGACGGCCGGCGAGTTCGGCTTCGCCCGCATGATGGCGGCCGCCTTGCCGGGCGTCGATGGCCCCTCGGCCATTCCCCATTTCGAGCGCCACGGCCTGACCGACCCGCTCATGCTCGAACAGATGCGCAGCCGCCGCAATTATTATCCCTCGCTGGTGCCGAGCGTGCCGGAAGCCTATACCCGCCTGCAGGATGGCCAGCAGCTCCGGATCGGGCAGGCCGGCTGGCGCGTGATTACCGGTTTCGGCCATTCGCCGGAACATGCGGCCCTGTATTCGGACGCGTTGAAGGTCTTGATTTCAGGCGATATGGTGCTGCCGCGCATTTCGACGAATGTGTCCGTGTTTGCCGTCGAACCGGAGGGCAATCCGCTGCAGCAATATCTCGACTCGCTGGACAAATTCGCCGGCCTGCCGGAAGACACATTGGTGCTGCCTTCGCACGGGCGGCCTTTCCGCGGCCTGCACACCCGCATCGCGCAGCTGCGCCAGCACCACGTGGCGCGCCTGGCCGAGGTACTCGAAGCCTGCCGCACGCCGCACAGCGCGGTGGACATCGTACCGATCATGTTCCGCCGCCAGCTCGACGCACACCAGCTCAGCTTTGCACTGGGCGAGGCACTCGCGCACCTGCACAAACTTTGGAATGATGGTATGTTGGAGCGAGTAACCGGTGCCGATGGCGTTTTACGTTTCCAACTAATCTGA
- the grxD gene encoding Grx4 family monothiol glutaredoxin: MSDVQTWIKDTVTNTPVVLFMKGTAQFPQCGFSGRAIQILKACGVDNIATVNVLDDPEVRQGIKDFSNWPTIPQLYVNGEFIGGSDIMNEMYESGELQAMFKK, translated from the coding sequence ATGAGCGACGTACAAACCTGGATCAAAGACACCGTGACCAACACCCCGGTCGTGCTGTTCATGAAGGGCACCGCCCAGTTCCCGCAGTGCGGCTTCTCGGGCCGCGCCATCCAGATCCTGAAAGCTTGCGGCGTCGACAACATCGCCACCGTCAACGTGCTGGACGATCCGGAAGTGCGCCAGGGCATCAAGGACTTCTCGAACTGGCCGACCATCCCGCAGCTCTACGTGAACGGCGAGTTCATCGGCGGTTCCGACATCATGAATGAGATGTACGAATCCGGCGAACTGCAGGCAATGTTCAAGAAGTAA
- a CDS encoding GNAT family N-acetyltransferase, with translation MLACAPADPDSLEARALIAALDAALAAICGDSGAASFDAGDVRMPRAVFLLARDASGTALGCGALRPLDADVAEIKRMYAQPGSGAGRQLLAALETQARAFGYREIWLETRRVNLRAVAFYERHGYRVIPHYGRYVGREDAVCLGKPTSLPDHS, from the coding sequence ATGCTCGCCTGCGCGCCCGCCGATCCGGACAGCCTGGAGGCCCGGGCGCTCATCGCGGCGCTCGATGCGGCGCTGGCCGCGATCTGCGGCGACAGCGGAGCGGCATCCTTCGATGCCGGCGACGTGCGCATGCCGCGTGCCGTGTTCCTGCTGGCGCGCGACGCGTCAGGCACGGCGCTCGGCTGCGGCGCCCTGCGTCCGCTCGATGCCGACGTTGCCGAGATCAAGCGCATGTATGCGCAGCCCGGCAGCGGCGCCGGCCGCCAGCTGCTGGCCGCGCTGGAAACGCAGGCACGGGCTTTCGGTTACCGCGAGATCTGGCTGGAGACGCGCCGCGTGAACCTGCGCGCGGTGGCTTTTTATGAACGCCACGGCTACCGCGTCATCCCGCATTACGGGCGCTATGTCGGCCGCGAAGATGCGGTTTGCCTGGGCAAGCCTACATCATTGCCGGACCATTCTTGA
- a CDS encoding Tex family protein gives MLPTIEQRLAIELAAKPAQVAAAIALLDEGATVPFIARYRKEATGGLDDIQLRLLEERLRYLRELEDRRAAIIESITEQNKMTPALLEAIALAEDKTRLEDLYLPYKQKRRTKAQIAVEAGLSPLADALLADPTLNPETLAAQYLREAFTNADGVNNPGVPDTKAALDGARQILMERFAEDATLLQSLREYVQEHGVVDSKVVEGKQDEGEKFADYFDYSEPLANIPSHRALALMRGRREGILDVTLRLDSEAEKPKWDAPLNPCEGRIAARFGISAGGRPADKWLLDTARWTWRVKSFMYIETELMGALREKAELDAIQVFARNLKSLLLAAPAGQRATMGLDPGLRTGVKVAVVDATGKVVDTATIYPHQPRNDWDGSLHVLGQLAAKHNVSLISIGNGTASRETDKLAQDLIKARPELKLTKIVVSEAGASVYSASEFASRELPDLDVSIRGAVSIARRLQDPLAELVKIDPKSIGVGQYQHDVSQTQLARSLDAVVEDCVNAVGVDVNTASAPLLARVSGLSSSVAQSIVSYRDMKGAFPSRAALKKVPRLGDKTFEQAAGFLRVVGGENPLDASAVHPESYPVVEKILADVKRDMKAVIGDTSLIKTLNPAKYADETFGVPTVSDILKELEKPGRDPRPEFTTATFKEGVEAISDLRPDMILEGVVTNVAAFGAFVDIGVHQDGLVHISALSNTFVKDPHTVVKAGQVVKVKVLEVDPKRKRIALTMRLSDAAPQPGAQPQQRGDREDRKRVAQHGRQEREAPAPSSGAMAAAFAKLKK, from the coding sequence ATGCTGCCTACCATCGAACAACGTCTCGCCATTGAGCTCGCCGCCAAGCCGGCGCAAGTGGCCGCCGCCATCGCCCTGCTGGATGAAGGCGCCACCGTTCCCTTCATCGCGCGCTACCGCAAGGAAGCCACGGGCGGCCTCGACGACATCCAGTTGCGCCTGCTGGAAGAGCGCCTGCGCTACCTGCGCGAGCTGGAAGACCGGCGCGCCGCGATCATCGAATCGATCACCGAACAGAACAAGATGACGCCGGCATTGCTCGAAGCGATCGCACTGGCCGAGGACAAGACACGCCTGGAAGATTTATACCTGCCCTATAAACAGAAGCGCCGCACCAAGGCGCAGATCGCGGTCGAAGCGGGCTTGTCTCCGCTGGCCGACGCGCTGCTGGCCGACCCGACGCTCAACCCGGAAACGCTGGCGGCGCAATACCTGCGCGAGGCGTTCACGAATGCCGACGGCGTCAACAATCCGGGCGTACCGGACACCAAGGCAGCCCTGGACGGCGCGCGCCAGATCCTGATGGAGCGTTTCGCCGAAGACGCGACCCTGCTGCAGTCGCTGCGCGAATACGTGCAGGAGCATGGCGTGGTCGACTCGAAAGTCGTCGAGGGCAAGCAGGACGAAGGCGAGAAGTTCGCCGACTATTTCGATTATTCCGAGCCGCTGGCGAACATCCCTTCGCACCGGGCGCTGGCGCTGATGCGCGGACGCCGCGAAGGCATCCTCGACGTCACCCTGCGCCTGGACAGCGAGGCGGAAAAGCCAAAGTGGGACGCGCCCCTGAACCCCTGCGAAGGCCGCATCGCCGCGCGCTTCGGCATTAGCGCGGGCGGGCGTCCGGCCGACAAATGGCTGCTCGACACCGCGCGCTGGACTTGGCGCGTGAAAAGCTTCATGTACATCGAGACGGAATTGATGGGCGCCCTGCGCGAAAAGGCCGAACTCGATGCCATCCAGGTGTTTGCGCGCAATTTGAAATCCCTGCTGCTGGCGGCACCGGCCGGCCAGCGCGCGACCATGGGCCTCGATCCCGGCCTGCGCACGGGCGTGAAGGTCGCCGTGGTGGATGCCACCGGCAAGGTGGTCGACACCGCGACGATCTACCCGCACCAGCCGCGGAACGACTGGGATGGTTCCTTGCACGTGCTGGGCCAGCTGGCGGCCAAACACAATGTGTCGCTGATCTCGATCGGCAACGGCACCGCTTCGCGCGAGACGGATAAACTGGCGCAAGACCTGATCAAGGCGAGACCCGAACTCAAGCTCACGAAGATCGTCGTTTCCGAAGCGGGCGCCTCGGTGTACTCGGCCTCGGAATTCGCGTCGCGCGAACTGCCGGATCTGGACGTCTCGATCCGCGGCGCGGTGTCGATTGCCCGGCGCCTGCAGGATCCGCTGGCGGAACTGGTGAAAATCGACCCGAAATCGATCGGCGTCGGCCAGTACCAGCACGACGTCTCGCAAACGCAATTGGCGCGCTCGCTCGACGCCGTCGTCGAGGATTGCGTGAACGCGGTGGGCGTGGACGTGAACACGGCCTCGGCACCGCTGCTGGCGCGCGTCTCCGGCCTGTCTTCCAGCGTGGCCCAGAGCATCGTCAGCTACCGCGACATGAAGGGCGCCTTCCCCTCGCGCGCAGCCCTCAAGAAGGTACCGCGCCTGGGAGATAAAACCTTCGAGCAGGCGGCGGGCTTCCTGCGCGTGGTGGGCGGCGAAAATCCGCTCGACGCCTCGGCGGTTCACCCTGAGTCCTACCCGGTGGTGGAAAAGATCCTGGCCGACGTCAAGCGCGACATGAAGGCGGTCATTGGCGACACTTCCCTGATCAAGACCCTGAATCCGGCCAAATATGCGGACGAGACATTCGGCGTGCCGACCGTGAGCGACATCCTGAAGGAACTGGAAAAGCCGGGGCGCGACCCGCGGCCCGAGTTCACCACCGCCACCTTCAAGGAAGGCGTGGAAGCCATTTCGGACCTGCGTCCGGACATGATCCTCGAAGGCGTGGTCACCAACGTGGCCGCCTTCGGCGCCTTCGTCGATATCGGCGTGCACCAGGATGGCCTGGTGCACATCTCGGCGCTGTCGAACACCTTCGTCAAGGATCCGCACACGGTGGTCAAGGCGGGCCAGGTCGTGAAAGTCAAAGTGCTGGAAGTCGACCCGAAGAGAAAACGCATCGCGCTGACCATGCGCCTGTCGGACGCGGCGCCGCAGCCGGGCGCGCAGCCGCAGCAGCGCGGCGACCGCGAGGACCGCAAGCGCGTGGCCCAGCACGGGCGCCAGGAACGGGAGGCGCCGGCGCCGAGCAGCGGCGCGATGGCGGCGGCGTTTGCCAAGCTGAAGAAGTAA
- a CDS encoding DEAD/DEAH box helicase — translation MHTVDSPREHASDAPAPRATPARAPALPAPVATWLQRVEAAAHPQPKLTIEVADPKATQYKFVYVMAPTSGGRHVAVCLCKARLRPNGEVAAASPVNEVFSLLSAPPAYLEGEDEDLVRFFIAMRSGSSQSTSATEPKGKVGAILLEMLLAQGKLLWANSWSDMANGLVYPLQAGPTRQANLAWRDEGRAVKLGWSVEPANGANHPGADLIDYMLPTDPPWYIDNLSCGPLSLNRGGVDISLAELQALVAQAPVLTGNDKKRVSQLLLAHGLQALMPLPQPLTQRLRDDVLPQPFLMLDAVALADSGSQRWHDFAVLSFDYDGQRVSFDPAQRVVRQIGDVTEIIERHAAAEAQALEKLTELGFRKPATAPLNGVAGALQLDSQAHWLRFAENDLDALLDAGWHLQKSNKYRYDVVPVEDWYAEIDEPEEAGKAWFELELGIIVNRQRVPLLPVLVQLIRNAPLEFDPAVLAAHGETDQMLATLPEGLRVALPWARVKPILATLGELYFNDKIKNRVRLSTLDASRLEELARSVELRWSGGEQLRETGRKLSQFGSVKKVAAPAGLQATLRDYQLDGLSWMQFLREYDLAGILADDMGLGKTVQTLAHILTEKEAGRLTHPALVIAPTSLMTNWQEEAARFAPSLRVLLLQGKERMDLFDQIEQSDIVLTTYALLPRDEEKLREHHYHLVILDESHYIKNTRSKAAQTAGSLSANHRLCLTGTPLENHLGELWSQFHFLLPGLLGEEKAFNTQFRHPIERQDDPVRRTLLNRRIRPFLLRRTKDNVAKELPEKTEMVRRVELTGPQRDLYETVRLAMDKKVREEIDRKGVARSQIVILEALLKLRQVCCDPRLVKTMPSKKNTAAISAKLTDLMQMVDDLLEEGRKILVFSQFTSMLALIEEELAARGIRYALLTGETRDRSAQVAAFQQGAVPIFLISLKAGGVGLNLTAADTVIHYDPWWNPAAENQATDRAWRIGQDKPVFVYKLIAKGTLEEKIQQLQQKKSELAQSILAEGESQKMALTQEDLQAIFAPLDEQ, via the coding sequence ATGCACACAGTTGATTCCCCACGCGAACACGCGAGCGATGCCCCGGCACCGCGCGCGACGCCGGCACGCGCCCCTGCACTGCCCGCACCGGTGGCGACCTGGCTGCAACGGGTGGAGGCGGCTGCCCATCCGCAACCGAAGCTGACCATCGAAGTTGCCGATCCGAAGGCCACCCAGTACAAATTTGTGTACGTGATGGCGCCCACCAGTGGCGGTCGCCACGTCGCTGTCTGCCTGTGCAAGGCCAGGTTGCGCCCAAATGGCGAGGTGGCGGCGGCCAGCCCGGTCAACGAAGTGTTTTCGCTGCTGTCGGCACCGCCGGCCTATCTGGAGGGTGAAGACGAAGACCTGGTGCGTTTCTTCATCGCCATGCGCAGCGGTTCCTCGCAGAGCACCAGCGCCACCGAGCCGAAGGGCAAGGTTGGCGCCATCCTGCTCGAGATGCTGCTCGCGCAAGGAAAATTGTTGTGGGCGAACTCCTGGTCCGATATGGCCAATGGCCTCGTGTACCCGTTGCAGGCCGGGCCGACCCGGCAAGCCAACCTTGCTTGGCGCGACGAAGGCCGCGCGGTCAAGCTCGGCTGGTCGGTGGAGCCGGCCAATGGCGCCAATCACCCCGGCGCCGACCTGATCGACTACATGCTGCCGACCGATCCGCCCTGGTACATCGACAACCTGTCCTGCGGGCCCTTGTCCCTGAACCGTGGCGGCGTCGACATTTCCCTGGCCGAGCTGCAAGCCCTGGTGGCCCAAGCGCCTGTCCTCACCGGCAACGACAAGAAACGCGTCTCGCAATTGCTGCTGGCCCATGGCCTGCAAGCCTTGATGCCCTTGCCGCAGCCGCTGACCCAGCGCCTGCGCGACGACGTGCTGCCGCAGCCTTTCCTGATGCTCGATGCGGTGGCCCTGGCCGACAGCGGCAGCCAGCGCTGGCACGATTTCGCCGTGCTTTCGTTCGATTACGACGGCCAGCGGGTGTCTTTCGATCCGGCCCAGCGCGTGGTGCGCCAGATCGGCGACGTCACCGAAATCATCGAACGCCATGCCGCCGCGGAGGCGCAGGCGCTCGAGAAACTGACTGAACTCGGCTTCCGCAAGCCCGCCACCGCGCCCCTGAACGGTGTGGCTGGCGCCTTGCAGCTCGACAGCCAGGCGCACTGGCTGCGCTTTGCCGAAAACGACCTCGATGCCTTGCTCGATGCCGGCTGGCACCTGCAGAAATCGAACAAATACCGCTACGACGTGGTGCCGGTCGAGGACTGGTATGCCGAGATCGACGAACCCGAGGAAGCGGGCAAAGCCTGGTTCGAACTGGAACTGGGGATCATCGTCAATCGCCAGCGCGTGCCGCTGCTGCCGGTGCTGGTGCAACTCATCCGCAACGCGCCGCTCGAATTCGACCCGGCCGTGCTGGCCGCGCACGGCGAAACCGACCAGATGCTGGCTACGCTGCCGGAAGGCCTGCGCGTCGCCCTGCCGTGGGCGCGCGTGAAACCGATCCTGGCCACGCTGGGCGAACTGTATTTCAACGACAAGATCAAGAACCGCGTACGCCTGTCGACGCTCGACGCCAGCCGCCTGGAAGAACTGGCGCGCAGCGTCGAATTGCGCTGGTCCGGCGGCGAGCAACTGCGCGAAACCGGCCGCAAGCTGAGCCAGTTCGGCTCGGTGAAGAAGGTCGCTGCGCCCGCCGGCCTGCAGGCTACCCTGCGCGACTACCAGCTCGACGGCCTGTCGTGGATGCAGTTCCTGCGCGAATACGACCTGGCCGGCATCCTTGCCGACGACATGGGTCTCGGCAAAACCGTGCAGACGCTCGCCCATATCCTGACGGAAAAGGAAGCGGGCCGCCTGACGCACCCGGCTCTCGTCATCGCGCCGACCAGCCTGATGACCAACTGGCAGGAGGAAGCCGCCCGCTTCGCGCCGAGCCTGCGCGTATTGCTGCTGCAGGGCAAGGAACGGATGGACCTGTTCGACCAGATTGAACAAAGCGACATCGTGCTGACCACCTACGCGCTGCTGCCCCGCGACGAGGAAAAGCTGCGCGAGCACCATTACCACCTGGTGATCCTGGACGAATCGCACTACATCAAGAACACCCGCTCGAAGGCGGCGCAGACGGCCGGCTCGCTCAGTGCCAACCACCGCCTGTGCCTGACCGGCACGCCGCTGGAAAACCACCTGGGCGAATTGTGGTCGCAGTTCCATTTCCTGCTGCCGGGCCTGCTGGGCGAAGAAAAAGCCTTCAATACCCAGTTCCGCCACCCGATCGAGCGCCAGGACGACCCGGTGCGCCGCACCCTGTTGAATCGCCGCATTCGCCCCTTCCTGCTGCGTCGCACGAAAGACAATGTGGCCAAGGAATTGCCGGAGAAAACGGAAATGGTGCGCCGCGTGGAACTCACCGGCCCCCAGCGCGACCTGTACGAAACCGTGCGCCTGGCAATGGACAAGAAGGTGCGCGAGGAAATCGACCGCAAGGGCGTGGCGCGCAGCCAGATCGTCATTCTCGAAGCCTTGCTGAAACTGCGGCAAGTCTGCTGCGACCCGCGCCTGGTGAAAACCATGCCTTCCAAAAAGAACACGGCCGCGATATCCGCCAAGCTGACCGACCTGATGCAGATGGTTGACGATTTGCTGGAAGAAGGCCGCAAGATTCTTGTCTTCTCGCAGTTCACCAGCATGCTGGCGCTGATCGAGGAAGAACTGGCTGCGCGTGGCATCCGCTATGCCCTCCTCACCGGCGAAACGCGCGACCGTTCGGCGCAGGTGGCTGCCTTCCAGCAGGGTGCGGTGCCTATTTTCCTGATCAGCCTGAAAGCGGGCGGCGTCGGCCTGAACTTGACGGCCGCCGACACCGTCATCCACTACGACCCGTGGTGGAACCCGGCGGCGGAAAACCAGGCGACCGACCGTGCCTGGCGCATCGGCCAGGACAAGCCGGTGTTCGTCTATAAACTGATCGCGAAAGGCACGCTGGAAGAAAAAATCCAGCAGCTGCAGCAGAAAAAGTCGGAACTGGCGCAGTCGATCCTGGCCGAAGGCGAGTCGCAGAAGATGGCGCTCACCCAGGAAGACCTGCAAGCGATCTTCGCCCCGCTCGACGAGCAGTAG